Proteins found in one Zea mays cultivar B73 chromosome 1, Zm-B73-REFERENCE-NAM-5.0, whole genome shotgun sequence genomic segment:
- the LOC100273996 gene encoding Ultraviolet-B receptor UVR8, with the protein MAAPPRATAVLAWGSGEDGQLGMGGNEEKDWAHCVEALGSYAVTAVVAGSRNSLAICEDGRLFTWGWNQRGTLGHPPKTKTESSPGPVHALAGLKIVQAAIGGWHCLAVDDNGHAYAWGGNEYGQCGEEPERKEDGTRALRRDIPTPQRCAPKLKVRQVAAGGTHSVVLTQEGHVWTWGQPWPPGDIKQISTPVRVQGLEKVRVIAVGAFHNLALTEDGILWAWGNNEYGQLGTGDTQPRSHPIRVEGLSDLSLVDIAAGGWHSTALTIQGEVYAWGRGEHGRLGFGDDKSSRMVPLKVELLAGEDIVQVSCGGTHSVALTRDGRMFSYGRGDHGRLGYGRKLTTGQPMGVDIDLPPPKTRSSRDGQWQAKYVACGGRHTLAIVVWAETTD; encoded by the exons ATGGCTGCCCCGCCCCGCGCCACCGCGGTCCTCGCGTG GGGTTCCGGGGAGGACGGGCAGCTTGGCATGGGCGGGAACGAGGAGAAGGACTGGGCACACTGCGTGGAGGCACTCGGTTCCTACGCCGTCACCGCCGTCGTAGCCGGTAGCCGCAACTCCCTCGCCATCTGCGAAGACGGCCGC CTCTTCACTTGGGGGTGGAACCAGCGCGGCACGCTCGGGCACCCGCCGAAGACCAAGACGGAGAGCTCCCCTGGCCCCGTCCACGCCCTCGCGGGGTTGAAGATCGTCCAG GCGGCGATTGGTGGGTGGCATTGCCTTGCAGTTGACGACAATGGGCACGCCTACGCCTGGG GGGGAAACGAGTACGGGCAGTGCGGTGAGGAGCCTGAGAGGAAGGAGGACGGGACGAGGGCGCTCAGGAGGGACATCCCGACCCCACAGCGGTGCGCACCCAAGCTCAAAGTCCGGCAA GTAGCTGCTGGAGGGACACATTCAGTGGTTTTGACTCAAGAAGGTCACGTTTGGACATGGGGACAGCCATGGCCTCCTGGTGATAT CAAGCAAATATCGACACCAGTACGCGTGCAAGGCCTTGAGAAAGTGAGGGTCATTGCTGTAGGTGCATTCCATAATTTGGCACTCACAGAGGATGGAATTTTGTGGGCATGGGGTAATAATGAGTATGGTCAGCTGGGGACTGGAGATACCCAACCAAGATCACACCCTATACGCGTTGAAGGACTATCTGATCTCTCACTG GTTGACATTGCTGCTGGAGGCTGGCATTCAACTGCACTAACTATACAGGGAGAG GTGTATGCTTGGGGGAGAGGAGAACACGGGAGGCTTGGATTTGGAGATGATAAGAGTAGTCGCATGGTCCCCCTAAAGGTTGAGCTTCTAGCTGGAGAGGATATTGTTCAG GTATCATGTGGAGGAACACATTCAGTTGCTCTAACTCGAGATGGCCGGATGTTTTCT TATGGGAGGGGCGACCATGGCCGTCTGGGCTACGGCAGGAAGCTGACGACAGGCCAGCCCATGGGAGTGGACATTGACCTGCCGCCGCCCAAGACCCGCAGCAGCCGGGACGGGCAGTGGCAGGCGAAgtacgtggcttgtggcgggcggcACACCCTGGCTATTGTGGTGTGGGCAGAGACCACCGACTGA